The sequence TTCACGGCGAAGTCGCGCGCGGCCGCGCCGATCCCCAGGTAGACGGCCCCAGACACGACCGTCCAGATGCGCGGATCGCCCGAGCCGGCCGCCTCGTCGGTGGGCAGGCGCAGGCCGTCTGGCACGAAGACATCCCGCAGCACGATATCGTGGCTGCCCGTCGCCCGCATCCCCAGAGTGTCCCAGGTCGGCTCGACGATCAGGCCGTCCGTCGGCGCGGTCACCAGGAAGTTGGCCCGGCGCGGCGCCTGGCCAGGATCTTCGACGGCCGCCATGACGATGATGTAGTCCAGGGCCGGCGCGAGGCTTGCCCAGCTCTTGCGGCCGTTCAGCAGCCAGCCGCCATCGACCCGCGTCGCCGTGGTCGAGGGCAGGCCGCCACGGCTGGGGCTGCCCAGGGCCGGCTCGCTGGCCGCCGAGTTGATCAGCGCGCCCCGCTCGACGGTGTCCCGACAGATCCGCTCGAAGACCTCCGCCGGCCACGTCCGGGTGACGGCCTGTCGGGCGATGACGCCCAGGTGCATCCACGAGCTGAGACCAACCGAGCCGTCGGCCCGCGACAGCCGCTCCTGCGCCAGCGACAGCTCGAGTGCATTCGCGCCTCGGCCGCCCAGCTCCTCCGGGACCGTCAGCGCGAGGTACCCGCTGCCGCGGATCTCGTCAAACGTCTCAAACGGGAAGCTGCCGTCACGGTCGTGCTCGGCGGCGCGCTGGCTCGCGCCCACCGCCAGCCGCTCGGCCAGCGCCATGAATTCGGCCTGCCGGTCCGTCTTCGGGTAGGGCAGCGGGCGCGACTGCAGATCGAGATCGCCATCAAAGTCGGAATCCGTCGGGCGTGCCGGGGCGTCCGTGCTCATGCCTGTTTCACCAGCCTGACAGTCTCGAACGTGGGCGCAGAGGCAGGCGCAGGCCGAGGCCGCACTGCCTGAGACCGCTGACGACCGCCCGAGCTGCCGTGCTCGTCAGGTAGATGGTACAGGCTGGACGCGTGTTGTCACGCGCGGT comes from Chloroflexota bacterium and encodes:
- a CDS encoding acyl-CoA/acyl-ACP dehydrogenase, whose product is MSTDAPARPTDSDFDGDLDLQSRPLPYPKTDRQAEFMALAERLAVGASQRAAEHDRDGSFPFETFDEIRGSGYLALTVPEELGGRGANALELSLAQERLSRADGSVGLSSWMHLGVIARQAVTRTWPAEVFERICRDTVERGALINSAASEPALGSPSRGGLPSTTATRVDGGWLLNGRKSWASLAPALDYIIVMAAVEDPGQAPRRANFLVTAPTDGLIVEPTWDTLGMRATGSHDIVLRDVFVPDGLRLPTDEAAGSGDPRIWTVVSGAVYLGIGAAARDFAVNFARGRRPSGLQGVSIAEYQKVQHHVAQMDMLLLQARSVVYGTAEAWVERPELRTQLAWQVNAAKYLATNNTIQITDLALRVVGAAGLARSLPLERYFRDARAGLGNPPMDDIALTLIGKAALGI